The following are from one region of the Lytechinus pictus isolate F3 Inbred chromosome 4, Lp3.0, whole genome shotgun sequence genome:
- the LOC129259675 gene encoding DNA topoisomerase 2-alpha-like codes for MASDGPLKTLFDNAQKNEIADLPSPGQPGKGAKNKKRLSVERIYQKKTQLEHILLRPDTYIGSTEPVTQAMWVVDGETLVNREITFVPGLYKIFDEILVNAADNKQRDPKMDCIKITIDAENSTIVVWNNGKGIPVVEHKGEKMFIPEMIFGHLLTSSNYDDTQKKVTGGRNGYGAKLCNIFSKKFTVSTASKEDGKKFKQSWSDNMNKKGSNKLSPFNGTDYTEISFSPDLEKFKMSCLDRDTIALLTRRAYDIAGCLKGVKVFLNGKKLPVSYGSLYSI; via the exons ACCCTCTTTGACAATGctcagaaaaatgaaattgctGACCTCCCATCTCCCGGCCAACCTGGCAAGGGAGCAAAGAATAAGAAGCGTCTTTCTGTGGAGAGGATTTACCAAAAGAAGACTCAGCTGGAGCACATCTTGCTACGTCCAGACACTTACATTGGATCTACCGAGCCAGTCACACAG GCCATGTGGGTGGTGGATGGTGAAACACTTGTGAACAGAGAGATCACATTCGTTCCAGGTCTCTACAAGATCTTTGATGAAATTCTTG TGAATGCGGCCGACAATAAGCAGAGAGATCCTAAAATGGACTGCATCAAGATTACCATTGATGC TGAGAATAGCACCATCGTTGTGTGGAACAATGGGAAAGGTATCCCTGTAGTTGAACACAAAGGAGAGAAAATGTTCATACCAGAGATGATTTTCGGCCATCTGTTGACATCCAGTAACTATGACGACACTCAAAAGAAAGTCACAG GTGGTCGTAATGGTTATGGTGCAAAACTATGTAACATCTTCAGCAAGAAGTTCACTGTTTCCACTGCTAGCAAGGAAGACGGCAAGAAATTCAAGCAG AGTTGGTCAGACAACATGAACAAGAAGGGTTCAAACAAGCTTTcaccgtttaatggcactgacTACACCGAGATCTCCTTCAGTCCTGACCTTGAAAAATTCAAGATGAGCTGTCTGGATCGCGACACCATCGCCCTTCTAACCCGCCGTGCCTACGACATTGCAGGTTGTCTCAAGGGTGTCAAGGTCTTCCTCAATGGCAAGAAGTTGCCTGTAAGTTACGGGAGTTTATATTCCATTTGA